The window TTTCAGAAGCGTTCAACTACATGAAGGCATCATTAAAGGAATATATTGAGGAGCTCACAGAGGCTACAGCCTCTAAAGAACGGATAGAGAGCGAGCTCAAGATTGCCCACGATATCCAGATGGGCATCCTGCAGAAAAGGTTTCCCCCATTCCCTGACAGGGATGAATTTGATATCTATGCGACGATAAAGCCTGCGAGGGAGGTAGGAGGAGACTTCTATGACTTTTTCTTCATAGATAATGAACATCTTTGTTTTGTCATTGCCGATGTTTCAGGCAAAGGGGTGCCTGCAGCCCTGTTTATGACTCTGACAAAGACCCTTATAAAGGCAAAGGCTACTTCCGGGCTTACATCGGATAAAATCATTTCCAGGGTGAATGAGGATCTATGTATAGGGAATGACCTCAATATGTTTGTAACCGTTTTCTGTGGTATCCTTAATATTAGGACCGGGGAAATACTCTATACCAATGGAGGTCACAACCCACCTTTACTTATAAGAGATAAGGGTGATATAGCCTTTATTGACGGGAAAGGAGAGCTCGTGATAGGCGTCATGGATGATGCAACATATACAACGGAGAGCATTACTTTGCAACCAGGTGATTCCATTTTCCTTTATACCGATGGCGTTACAGAAGCGATGAATGGGAAAAGCGAACTCTTTTCAGAAGAACGCCTGAAAAATGAGATATTAAAATGCAGAGGAGAATCCATTCAACAAGTCATAGAATGCATAATGGGTGAGATTACACAATTTTCTCACGAGGTTCCCCAGTCAGACGATATTACCATGATGATAGTACAATTTAAGGGTAATAAAGGAAGGTAAGATGAACCGCAGATATTTTTTTGAAATTCTGATTGTGAAGAAGGCTGAATTCATCTAAAACAAAAGGGGGTT of the Pseudomonadota bacterium genome contains:
- a CDS encoding SpoIIE family protein phosphatase, with product NLNKIVIFLGIFGLFLLSIAVVFIARSITEPLRGMAKATEHIGAGNLDIELPPVKTRDEVGRLSEAFNYMKASLKEYIEELTEATASKERIESELKIAHDIQMGILQKRFPPFPDRDEFDIYATIKPAREVGGDFYDFFFIDNEHLCFVIADVSGKGVPAALFMTLTKTLIKAKATSGLTSDKIISRVNEDLCIGNDLNMFVTVFCGILNIRTGEILYTNGGHNPPLLIRDKGDIAFIDGKGELVIGVMDDATYTTESITLQPGDSIFLYTDGVTEAMNGKSELFSEERLKNEILKCRGESIQQVIECIMGEITQFSHEVPQSDDITMMIVQFKGNKGR